The sequence below is a genomic window from Paenibacillus sp..
TGGACGGAGTCATCAAGGCCGGCTCCAAAATCCGCTTTATGGCGACCGAGAAAGAATTCGAGGTTATCGAGGTCGGCGCGTTCAAGCCGAAGATGGCGAGCGTGGACGAGCTGCGCGCCGGCGACGTCGGCTTCGTCGTGGCGGGCATCAAGAACGTGAAGGATACGCGCGTGGGCGACACGATCACCGACGCGAAAAACCCGGTGAAGGAGCCGCTGCCGGGCTACCGCCGCATCAACCCGATGGTGTTCTGCGGCTTGTATCCGATCGACACGGCCGACTACGCGGAGCTGCGCGAAGCGCTCGAGAAGCTCGAGCTGAACGACGCGTCGCTGCGGTACGAGCCTGAGACGTCGCAAGCGCTCGGCTTCGGGTTCCGCTGCGGCTTCCTCGGCCTGCTGCACATGGAGATCATCCAGGAGCGGATCGAGCGCGAGTTTAACATTCCGATGCTGACGACGGCACCGAGCGTCGTGTTCAAAGTGTTCCTGACGGACGGCACCGTCCTCGACATCGACAACCCGTCCAACATGCCGGAGCAGCAAAAGATCGACCATATCGAAGAGCCGTACGTGAAGGCGTCGATCATCGTGCCGAAGGACTTCGTCGGCCAAATTATGGACCTGTGCCAAAACAAGCGCGGCGACTTCATCGATATGCAGTATCTCGACGCGACGCGCGTGACGCTCATTTATGACATTCCGCTGTCGGAAATCGTGTACGATTTCTTCGACCAGCTGAAGTCGCGGACGAAAGGATACGCGTCGTTCGACTACGAGGTATCGGGCTACAAGCGTTCGAACCTCGTCAAGATGGACATTTTGCTGAACAACGAGAAGGTCGATGCGCTGTCGTTCATCGTGCATAGAGATAACGCGTACAACCGCGGCAAAATTTTGTGCGAAAAGCTGAAGGACATCATTCCGCGCCAAATGTTCGAGGTACCGATTCAAGCGACGATCGGCCAGAAGGTCATCGCCCGCGAAACGGTCAAAGCGATGCGGAAGAACGTCCTCGCCAAATGTTACGGCGGCGACATCTCGCGGAAGCGGAAGCTGCTCGAGAAGCAGAAGGAAGGCAAGAAGCGGATGAAGCAGGTCGGCTCGGTCGAAGTGCCGCAGGAAGCGTTCATGGCGGTGCTGAAGATCGACGAATAGTCGTTAGTCGTTGCCCCGGCGCATGTTGGCCGGGGCGTCGTTTTTGGGCGGCGGGCGCGGCGCAGGCGAAATAATCCGGAGTTTCTCCGACTCAACGGCCGCGCGGGCGCCCTGCCAAGCATACCAATCGAAAGGCGGTGACGCAGCCTAATGAGACAGCGGACCGAAACGCCGGAAGCGGTGTATATTCATATCCCGTTTTGCACGAACAAATGCCACTACTGCGACTTCAACTCGTACGTGCTGAAAGGGCAGCCCGTGCACGAATATCTCGACGCGCTCGAGCGCGAGATGGAAGCGACGGCGAGCGCCGTCCCGCCCGGCGTCATCCGCACCGTGTTCGTCGGCGGCGGCACGCCGACGGTGCTGACGCCGGAGCAAATGGAGCGCTTCCTCGCCTCCGTTCGCGCCTATTTCCCGAACCTCGCGCCGGATTACGAGTTCACGATGGAGGCGAACCCGGGCACGACCGACGCCGAGAAGCTGCAGGCGATGCGAGAAGGCGGCGTGAACCGGCTGTCGTTCGGCGTCCAGTCGTTCGATTCGGGCCTGCTGCACGCGATCGGACGCATTCATTCCGTCGACGACGTGTACCGCAGCATCGACAACGCGCGCGCGGCGGGCTTCGCCAACGTGTCGATCGACCTCATCTTCGGCTTGCCGAACCAAACGTTGCAGCAGATGAGCGATACGCTCGACAAGGCGCTCGAGCTGAAGCTGCCGCACCATTCGATATACAGCCTGAAGGTCGAAGAGAACACGCTCTTCCACACGCTCTACGAGCGGGGCGAGCTGCCGCTGCCGAAGGAAGAAGACGAAGTCGCCATGTTCCACCTCATCATGGACCGGATGCGCTCGGCGGGGTACGAGCAGTACGAAATCAGCAATTTCGCGAAGCCGGGCTTCGAAAGCAAGCATAACACCGTGTATTGGCGCAATGAGAGCTACTACGGCTTGGGGGCCGGGGCGCACGGGTACGTGAAGGGTCGCCGCCACGTCAACGTCAAAGGCATTCAGCCGTACATCGACGCGACGAAAGCCGGACTCCCGGTCCTCGATCAGGAAGAAGTCGCCGAACGGGAAGCGATGGAGGACTTCATGATGGTCGGCTTAAGGCTCCTGAGGGGCGTCGACCGCGCCGACTTCGAAGCGCAGTTCGGGCGCGGACTCGACGAGACGTTCGGCAACACGATCGAACGGCTCGCGAAGCAAGGGCTGCTCGAAGCGACGCCTGTCGGATACCGCCTGACAAGGAACGGCATCCTGCTCGGGAACGAAGTGTTCGGCGCGTTCCTCGAGGCGCAGCCGGCGACGTAACCGCTGCAAAAAATTGTCATAAAAAAATAGTACAAGAAACCCAAACCTTTGATTCCCTTACAACGTATGTTACGTCGTAAGGGAATCATTTTTTTGCCGAAGTCGTATTGTACGGGTATTCATTTTGTTGTATATTTATTCAATCACAATTATCATCTTATAACGGAAGCGTGGGATGCGCCGTGATCCAAACCGCGGTATGCCGGAAAGCAACGATCGACGATGTCGACTATTTATATGAACTGATTCAAGGATACGCCGCCGGCGGCATCATGCTGCCCCGGTCGAAGGAGGCGCTGACGGAGCAAATTGACACGTTCGTCGTCGCCGAAGTCGACGGGCGCGTCGTCGGTTGCGGCGCGCTGCTGCGTCTCGGTGCGGATCTCGTGGAAATCCGTTCGCTCGGCCTCGATCCGGCGTACCAAGGTCAAGGTATCGGACGCAAAATCGTGGAGCTGCTCGAGCGGCAGGCCAGAGATATGGGCATTCCGAAGCTGATGGCGCTCACGTACGAGGTGGCGTTTTTCGAACGGAACGGCTTTACGGTCGTAAATAAAGAAATTTTCCCGGAAAAGGTTTGGCGGGATTGCATTCATTGCAAAAAGCAGCACAACTGCGATGAAATTGCAGTCCTGAAACGACTAGACTGACTTGACAACGACCCTCCGTATTCGGTATGTTTGGAGTAGCTTAGCACTCACTGCTTTGGAGTGCTAATCAGCCACTTGCCGAGGAGGGTTGCGTCTTGTTATCCGAACGTCAGAAGATGATTTTGGCGGCCATCGTCGACGATTACATTCGGTCCGCCGAGCCGGTCGGATCGCGAAGCATATCGAAGCGCGGTGACGTTGGATACAGCGCCGCGACCATCCGGAACGAGATGTCGGACTTGGAGGAGCTCGGCTTTCTCGAGCAGCCGCATACGTCCGCGGGACGCATTCCTTCGAACAAAGGGTACCGGTATTACGTGGACCATTTGTTAAGCCCAGGGACGCTCACGGCAACGGAGAAGGAATCAATCAAGTCGTTTTTCGAGAGCAAAATCCAAGAAGTCGAAAGCGTCGTGCAGCAGGCGGCATCGATTTTGTCGGGCCTGACGAATTATACGGCGATCGTGCTCGGACCGGAGACGTACAAGACGACGCTGGCGTCGCTGCAGCTCATCCCGCTGAACGAGCGGTCGGCCGTCGCGATCATCGTCACGAACACGGGCCACGTCGAGAACCGTACGGTTACGATCCCGGAAGGCGTTCCGATGAACGAGATCGAGAAATTCGTCAACCTGATGAACGCGAAGCTGAAGGGCGAGCCGCTGTACCGGCTCCGATCGAAGATGTATACCGAACTGGTCTCGGAGCTCAGCAAGCACGTTGCAGGCTACGAGGAACTGCTCTCCATGGTCGAATCGGTGCTGCAGAACGACGAGTCCGATCGCCTCTACTTGGGCGGCGCGACGAAGATGTTGACGCAGCCGGAGTTTAAGGACGTCGACAAGGTGAAGACGATCCTCGAGCTGTTCGACCAGACGCAGACGCTTCTTAGCATGTTCGCTTCGACGCCGGCGGGCATTCAGGTGCGCATCGGCGGCGAGAACAGTCTGGAAGCGATCAACAACTGCAGCGTCATTACGGCATCGTACGCGATTGACGGCCAGCCGGTCGGCACGATCGGCATTTTGGGTCCGACCCGGATGGATTATCGGAAGGTCATTGCCGTTCTCGATCTGTTTACGAAGGATATGACGAACAGTTTGTCGCGTTGGTTCCGATAAGCACCGCCGATGCAGGAGGCAATCGTCTCCTGCTTTTTGCCGCGCGCACGCGCGATGACTGCATGAAATTGCCAACGGACATAATAGCTTGAAGGAGGTGAGAGGCGCCATGAAACAAGAAATGGAGAAAGAGCGGGCGGAGAACGAAGCCGTCGAGAACACGGAAACGAATGCCGAGGCCAACGCCGAAGCGGAGACGACCGCCGAGCCGCCGGAGACGGCTGACGCCGAACTCGCCGAGGAAGCAGCGACGAACGCGGAAATGGAAGCCTTGAAGAAAACCGCGGAGGAGCATTACCAGCGTTACCTGCGCACGCAAGCCGACTTCGACAACTTCCGCCGCCGCGCGCGGGCCGAGAAGGAAGAATTCGCGAAGTACGCCTCGCAGAAGCTGATCGAGGGGCTGCTGCCGATCGTCGACAACTTCGACCGGGCGGTTGCGGCAAGCCGAGAACAGCGCGATTTCGAAGCGCTCGCGAAGGGCGTGGAGATGATTCAGCGCCAGCTCGGGCAGCTGCTGGAATCCGAGGGGCTGAAGCCGATCGAAGCGATCGGTCAGCCGTTCAATCCCGAACTGCATCAAGCGATCATGCAGGTTCCGGCCGAAGAAGGTACGGAGTCCGGCATCGTTGTCGAGGAGCTGCAGAAGGGATATATGCTGAAAGAGAAAGTCATCCGCCCGTCGATGGTCAAGGTGACGGAATAACGTCATCTGCGCGGGCAACACATAGAAGACAGTAGATCGACAGCCCAACCTAAGGAGGAAGTTCAGGCTATGAGTAAAGTTATCGGTATCGACCTTGGAACGACGAACTCCTGCGTCGCGGTGATGGAAGGCGGCGAAGCGGTCGTCATCCCGAACCGAGAAGGCAACCGGACGACGCCGTCCGTCGTAGGCTTTAAGAAAGACGGCGAGCGCATCGTGGGCGAAACCGCGAAGCGCCAATCGATCACGAACCCGGACCGGACGGTCATTTCGATCAAGCGTCATATGGGCACGAACCATAAGACGGTCATCGACGACAAAGAGTACACGCCGCAGGAAATTTCGGCGATGATTCTCCAGAAGCTGAAGGCGGACGCGGAAGAGTATTTGGGCGCGCCGGTGACGCAGGCGGTCATCACGGTTCCGGCGTACTTCAACGACTCGCAGCGTCAAGCGACGAAGGACGCAGGCAAAATCGCCGGCCTCGAAGTGCTTCGCATCGTCAACGAGCCGACGGCGGCGGCGCTTGCGTACGGCCTCGAGAAAGGCGAAGACCAGACGATTCTCGTATTCGACCTCGGCGGCGGCACGTTCGACGTGTCGATTCTCGAGCTCGGCGACGGCATTTTCGAAGTGAAAGCGACGAGCGGCGACAACCACCTCGGCGGCGACGACTTCGACGAAGTCATTATCAACCACCTCGTATCCGAATTTAAGAAAGAGCAAGGCGTCGACTTGTCCAAGGACAAAGCGGCGGTGCAGCGTCTGAAGGACGCGGCGGAGAAAGCGAAGAAGGAGCTCTCCACGGTGCTCACGACGACGATTTCGCTGCCGTTCATCACGGTCGTCGACGGCGTGCCGCAGCATCTCGAGATGAACCTGACGCGCGCGAAGTTCGAGGAGCTGTCCGCAGACCTCGTCGAGCGCACGATGGGACCGACGCGCCGCGCGCTTCAAGACGCGGGCCTGACGCCGGACAAAATCGACAAAGTCGTTCTCGTCGGCGGTTCGACGCGCATCCCGGCCGTCCAAGAAGCGGTGAAAAAGCTGATCGGCAAAGAAGCGTACAAAGGCGTCAACCCGGATGAAGTCGTCGCGCTCGGCGCTGCGATTCAAGCGGGCGTCCTGACGGGCGACGTGAAAGACGTCGTATTGCTCGACGTTACGCCGCTGTCCCTCGGCATCGAAACGGCGGGCGGCGTATTCACGAAGATGATCGACCGGAATACGACGATCCCGACGAGCAAATCGCAGGTGTTCTCGACGTACGCGGACAACCAGACGTCCGTCGAAATTCACGTGCTGCAGGGCGAGCGCGCCATGGCTGCCGACAACAAGACGCTCGGCCGCTTCATGCTGAGCGACATTCCGCCGGCGCCGCGCGGCGTGCCGCAAATCGAGGTCACGTTCGATATCGACGCCAACGGCATCGTGAACGTCAGCGCTCTCGACAAGGGCACGGGCAAATCGCAAAAAATTACGATCACGTCCTCGAGCGGTTTGTCGGACGAAGAGGTCGAGCGGATGGTGAAGGACGCCGAGCGCAACGCGGAGGAAGACCGCAAGCGCAAGGAGCTCGTCGAACTCCGCAACAACGCCGATCAGCTCGTGTACGCCGTCGAGAAGACGCTCAAGGATCTCGGCGACAAAGTCGACGCCGGCGAGAAGCAGAAGGCGGAAGACGCGAAGGAAGCGCTCAAGAAGGCGCTCGAAGGCGGCAACGCCGATGATATCAAGGCGAAGTCCGAGGAATTGTCGAATGTCATTCAGCAGCTTTCCGTGAAGCTCTACGAGCAAGCGCAGCAAGGCGCGGGTGCGGACGCATCGGCGGGCGCGGGCGCGGCGGAAGGCGCGGCGAAGAAAGACAACGTCGTGGACGCCGACTACGAAGTCGTCGACGACAAAGATAAATAATTCGGCTTTGATGCGAGAGGTGGGAGCCCAAGCGCGCTTGGGCTTCGATTTCTTTGCGGGCAGGGGGTGAACGCGTGGCGAAACGCGACTTTTACGAGGTGCTCGGGGTCAGCAAAGGGGCATCCGCGGACGAAATCAAGAAGGCCTACCGCAAGCTTGCGCGGGAATACCATCCTGACGTGAACAAAGCGGCGGACGCGGCCGAAAAGTTTAAAGAAGTGAAGGAAGCATATGACGTGCTGTCCGACGATGCCAAGCGCGCGAACTACGACCGTTACGGCCACGCCGACCCGAATCAGGGTTTCGGCGGCTTCGGCGGGGGAGGCGCGGATTTCGGCGGCGGCATCAACGATATTTTCGACATGTTCTTCGGCGGCGGCGGCCGGCGCAATCCGAACGCACCGCAGCGAGGCGCGGACCTGGAATACCAAATGCAAATCGAGTTCAAGGAAGCCGTCTTCGGCAAGGAGACGGACGTTACGATTCCGCGAACGGAAACTTGCGACGTCTGCGAAGGATCCGGGGCGAAGCCTGGAACGAAACCGGAGACGTGTTCGGTATGCCGCGGTTCGGGTCAGCAGGAAGTCGTGCAAAATACGCCGTTCGGCCGCATCGTGAACCGGCGCGCCTGCGGCAACTGCAGCGGCACCGGCAAAATCATCAAAGACCGTTGCAACAATTGCTGGGGCTCCGGCAAGGTCAAGAAGCAGCGCAAAATTCATATCCGCATTCCGGCGGGCGTGGACGACGGCGCGCAGCTTCGCGTGTCCGGAGAAGGGGAAGCCGGCGTGCGCGGCGGCCCTCCGGGGGATTTGTACATTTCCATCCGGGTGAAGCCGCATGAGTTTTTCGAGCGCGAAGGCGACGACATTTACTGCGAGGTGCCGCTCACGTTCGCGCAGGCGGCGCTCGGCGACGAGATCGAGGTGCCGACGCTCACGGAACGCGTAAAGCTGAAGATTCCGGCGGGCACTCAGACGGATACGTATTTCCGCCTGAAGGGCAAGGGCGTCCCGCGCCTCCGCGGCAGCGGGCAAGGCGACCAGCATGTGAAGGTCGTCGTCGTGACGCCGACGAATTTGTCGGAAGAGCAAAAATCGCTGCTGCGCGAATTCGCGGGATTGTCCGGAGAACGGACGCATGAAAATAACGGGTTCTTCGAACGGATGCGCAAAGCGTTCAAGGGCGATTAGGGAGAGAAGGCGACTTCTCTCTCTTTTTTTTGCGCACATATTCGCCGGTAAGTCGGGGAACCTATTCGAAGGTGCACCCGCGATAAGGATGGAGGCGGCACGATGGATACGACGAAGCAAACAGATCAGCCGGGCATGAGCGCTGCGACGCAGTCGCAGCTGCTTGCGGACGAGGAAGACGCGACGCAGGCGAATCTGGCGATGGAGCGCCGGTTTTACGGCCGAACGGAGGTCGAGGACGCGGTCGGCGCGCTGGATGCGGCCGACGCGGTCCGGAACGAAAGCTGACCGGACTCCGCTTTTCTCATGGGATCGGGGCCGGTTGGGCAAGCTAACGTCAATCTCGATGCATTGCGGGGTGAATACAGTGGACAACGCGAAGCAGGAGAAGCAGCTGCCGATCGGCAAAAACGAGGACGTCGAATTTTCCCGCGAGCTTGCGGACGAAGACGATCTGGAGGCGCTCGAACGGATGGAAGCTGCCGACCGCCGCCAGCAATAAAAGGAGTGGTTGTGGCATGGCGAAGCATCTGCAAGCGTACTTCGATAGCGAGAACGACGCCGACGCGGCGGTTACCGATTTGCGCGCGTTAGGGGCGAAGGAAGCGACCTCGGATCGAACGATGGGCGTTCAGACGAGGTTCGCCGACATCGACCAAACGCCGTTCATCCCTCTGTATCAAGGCTCTATGCTGTCCGGCGTTTCGTCGGCGATGCCGGGCTATCCGCCGCTGGCCGCCGTCGCTGTCGCGTCGATGGACGGTTTGCCGGAGGACGGCGAGCGCCGCGAAGAGGGGCGGCCGGTCGTGTCGGCCGTCGTCGACGAGCGCGATTACGACAAAGCCGTCGAAATCGTGAAGCGCCGCGGGGGCCGCTTCGAGTAAAGGAGGGTGGGCGAACGTGGAGAAAAACATTTTAGCGTATTTCAAATCGCCGGAAGATGCGCAGGGCGCCGCGCAGAAACTGCATGCGCTTCGCGCCGTCGACGTCAGCGTCGATCGGTTTTCGAAATACCCGGGAGACGGGATGCAGCACCGCGAAAATCCCGCGACGGGCGATTTCGGCAGTTTGGCTGCGCTGTCGCTCGACGCCGATGTGTCGGGCAACAACCCTGGCATTCTCATGGCCGCGGGGACCGACGCCAGCGGCATGAGCGACGGCGGGCAAGGCGGCCCGACGGGCCGGGACGTGCTTCTGACGGCCGTCGTCGACGAGAGCGTTCACCATCAGGCGCTGAAGGTCGTCGAAGAAGCCGGAGGCGTTTGGTAATAGGGTATTGGTTGACTGGCGATGAACGGCGCAGGGAGCAAACTCCCCTGCGCTTTTTCCGTATCCTCCGAAAGGTTCTTGATAGAAATAAATTATCGGGTCGAGCAATGGAACTTTATTACATTTTTGCATGTCAACGGTGAAACTTTTTCCCCCAACCCGCGTCTATTTGTGAGCGAGAGACTAAAGGGGAGTGGGTAACTACTTATGAGGAAACGTTTGTTGCACCTTGGATTGGCCTTATTGATGACATTAACATTGGGCTCATTCGGAAGCTTCGCCGCCGCGGCGCCGTCCACGGCGATGAAAGTTTGGCTGTATGTCGACAAGAACGAAGCGTTCGTCAACGGATCCTCGACGATACTGACGTCGCCAGCTTCGGTATACAACGGCAAAATGTATGTACCCGTGAAGTTTTTGGGCGATACGTTCGGCTTTCCGGTCGTATACGATCCCGTAACGAACACGATCGCCATGACGGCCGGCAAAACGGAAGTGTGGATTGATTTAACGCTTCGCACAACGCTGGTCGACGGATTGCCCGGCACGTTCGCTCCGACGTTCGCGATCAGCCCTGACGGCAAACTGATGGCTCAGCTGACTTGGATGATGGATCGCATCGGGGCGAAATACGAATACGATGCTGTCCTGAATCGCGTCGAGGTCGTCTACGCACCGTTCAGCGCAGAGCTGCCGTCCGGCGACGGGTCGAAGCCGATCGCGAAATTTACGTTCGGGAAGCCTAGCTACAAAATGGGCGAAAAGGTGCAGTACATCGATTTGAGCTACGACGTCGAAGGCGACGGCATCCAATACGTGTCCTGGAAAAACCGCGAAGAAGCGTTCTTCAAGCCGGGAGATCACCAGGTTTCGCTCCAAGTGACCGACAGCAAAGGGAACGTGAGCGATTGGTTTACGAAAACGATCACGATCGAAAACGACACGATGTATTCGCCGGCCGAGTTCCAGATGCATCACGCGAAAACGCAGTCGTTCGTCAAAATGAACTCGACCGAGCTGAACCAGTATATTCGGAGCGCCGCGCCGCTGTCGATGGCGGTCATTCGCGACGATTCGCGGAAGCTGCTCGTCAGCGACAGTCCCGAAAACATAACCGAGTACGGGGTGCTGTACCGCGACGCCGTCGAAGGGAAGGCGCGCCTATACGCAAATCATATCAATATGATGGATGCCGACGTGCAGTTCGCCATCATCGCGACGAACCACGGCCGGAATCCGGTCGCGATCAAGACGGAGCGGCAGGGCGAAGTGTATCCGTCCGTTTTCGTAAATTTGATCGGCTATCAGGCATCCGTGGATTTCCTTGTCGGGGACGTAAATAAACCGGAACTAACCGTTCAGCCCGGTGAATCGAAAGCGTATGTGTACCTGCCGAAATTGAAGAAAGGCCAGGGCATCAACCTCGTGTACGACGTGGAGACGAACAACGACGTGACGTTCACCTTCGCCGCAATGCTCCCGAACGACCCGATGGAAGCCGCGCTTACATAC
It includes:
- the lepA gene encoding translation elongation factor 4, producing MSTMDSRQSKVRNFCIIAHIDHGKSTLADRILEYTGAVQQREMQEQLLDQMDLERERGITIKLQAVRLQYKADDGETYTLNLIDTPGHVDFTYEVSRSLAACEGALLVVDAAQGIEAQTLANVYLALDNNLEILPVINKIDLPSAEPERIRQEIEDVIGLDASDAVLASAKAGIGIKDILEQIVKKVPPPTGDAEKPTKALIFDSHYDPYKGVIVYVRVMDGVIKAGSKIRFMATEKEFEVIEVGAFKPKMASVDELRAGDVGFVVAGIKNVKDTRVGDTITDAKNPVKEPLPGYRRINPMVFCGLYPIDTADYAELREALEKLELNDASLRYEPETSQALGFGFRCGFLGLLHMEIIQERIEREFNIPMLTTAPSVVFKVFLTDGTVLDIDNPSNMPEQQKIDHIEEPYVKASIIVPKDFVGQIMDLCQNKRGDFIDMQYLDATRVTLIYDIPLSEIVYDFFDQLKSRTKGYASFDYEVSGYKRSNLVKMDILLNNEKVDALSFIVHRDNAYNRGKILCEKLKDIIPRQMFEVPIQATIGQKVIARETVKAMRKNVLAKCYGGDISRKRKLLEKQKEGKKRMKQVGSVEVPQEAFMAVLKIDE
- the hemW gene encoding radical SAM family heme chaperone HemW, whose protein sequence is MRQRTETPEAVYIHIPFCTNKCHYCDFNSYVLKGQPVHEYLDALEREMEATASAVPPGVIRTVFVGGGTPTVLTPEQMERFLASVRAYFPNLAPDYEFTMEANPGTTDAEKLQAMREGGVNRLSFGVQSFDSGLLHAIGRIHSVDDVYRSIDNARAAGFANVSIDLIFGLPNQTLQQMSDTLDKALELKLPHHSIYSLKVEENTLFHTLYERGELPLPKEEDEVAMFHLIMDRMRSAGYEQYEISNFAKPGFESKHNTVYWRNESYYGLGAGAHGYVKGRRHVNVKGIQPYIDATKAGLPVLDQEEVAEREAMEDFMMVGLRLLRGVDRADFEAQFGRGLDETFGNTIERLAKQGLLEATPVGYRLTRNGILLGNEVFGAFLEAQPAT
- a CDS encoding N-acetyltransferase; its protein translation is MIQTAVCRKATIDDVDYLYELIQGYAAGGIMLPRSKEALTEQIDTFVVAEVDGRVVGCGALLRLGADLVEIRSLGLDPAYQGQGIGRKIVELLERQARDMGIPKLMALTYEVAFFERNGFTVVNKEIFPEKVWRDCIHCKKQHNCDEIAVLKRLD
- the hrcA gene encoding heat-inducible transcriptional repressor HrcA; the protein is MLSERQKMILAAIVDDYIRSAEPVGSRSISKRGDVGYSAATIRNEMSDLEELGFLEQPHTSAGRIPSNKGYRYYVDHLLSPGTLTATEKESIKSFFESKIQEVESVVQQAASILSGLTNYTAIVLGPETYKTTLASLQLIPLNERSAVAIIVTNTGHVENRTVTIPEGVPMNEIEKFVNLMNAKLKGEPLYRLRSKMYTELVSELSKHVAGYEELLSMVESVLQNDESDRLYLGGATKMLTQPEFKDVDKVKTILELFDQTQTLLSMFASTPAGIQVRIGGENSLEAINNCSVITASYAIDGQPVGTIGILGPTRMDYRKVIAVLDLFTKDMTNSLSRWFR
- the grpE gene encoding nucleotide exchange factor GrpE; this encodes MKQEMEKERAENEAVENTETNAEANAEAETTAEPPETADAELAEEAATNAEMEALKKTAEEHYQRYLRTQADFDNFRRRARAEKEEFAKYASQKLIEGLLPIVDNFDRAVAASREQRDFEALAKGVEMIQRQLGQLLESEGLKPIEAIGQPFNPELHQAIMQVPAEEGTESGIVVEELQKGYMLKEKVIRPSMVKVTE
- the dnaK gene encoding molecular chaperone DnaK → MSKVIGIDLGTTNSCVAVMEGGEAVVIPNREGNRTTPSVVGFKKDGERIVGETAKRQSITNPDRTVISIKRHMGTNHKTVIDDKEYTPQEISAMILQKLKADAEEYLGAPVTQAVITVPAYFNDSQRQATKDAGKIAGLEVLRIVNEPTAAALAYGLEKGEDQTILVFDLGGGTFDVSILELGDGIFEVKATSGDNHLGGDDFDEVIINHLVSEFKKEQGVDLSKDKAAVQRLKDAAEKAKKELSTVLTTTISLPFITVVDGVPQHLEMNLTRAKFEELSADLVERTMGPTRRALQDAGLTPDKIDKVVLVGGSTRIPAVQEAVKKLIGKEAYKGVNPDEVVALGAAIQAGVLTGDVKDVVLLDVTPLSLGIETAGGVFTKMIDRNTTIPTSKSQVFSTYADNQTSVEIHVLQGERAMAADNKTLGRFMLSDIPPAPRGVPQIEVTFDIDANGIVNVSALDKGTGKSQKITITSSSGLSDEEVERMVKDAERNAEEDRKRKELVELRNNADQLVYAVEKTLKDLGDKVDAGEKQKAEDAKEALKKALEGGNADDIKAKSEELSNVIQQLSVKLYEQAQQGAGADASAGAGAAEGAAKKDNVVDADYEVVDDKDK
- the dnaJ gene encoding molecular chaperone DnaJ, with product MAKRDFYEVLGVSKGASADEIKKAYRKLAREYHPDVNKAADAAEKFKEVKEAYDVLSDDAKRANYDRYGHADPNQGFGGFGGGGADFGGGINDIFDMFFGGGGRRNPNAPQRGADLEYQMQIEFKEAVFGKETDVTIPRTETCDVCEGSGAKPGTKPETCSVCRGSGQQEVVQNTPFGRIVNRRACGNCSGTGKIIKDRCNNCWGSGKVKKQRKIHIRIPAGVDDGAQLRVSGEGEAGVRGGPPGDLYISIRVKPHEFFEREGDDIYCEVPLTFAQAALGDEIEVPTLTERVKLKIPAGTQTDTYFRLKGKGVPRLRGSGQGDQHVKVVVVTPTNLSEEQKSLLREFAGLSGERTHENNGFFERMRKAFKGD
- a CDS encoding YfhD family protein, coding for MDNAKQEKQLPIGKNEDVEFSRELADEDDLEALERMEAADRRQQ
- a CDS encoding copper amine oxidase N-terminal domain-containing protein, yielding MTLTLGSFGSFAAAAPSTAMKVWLYVDKNEAFVNGSSTILTSPASVYNGKMYVPVKFLGDTFGFPVVYDPVTNTIAMTAGKTEVWIDLTLRTTLVDGLPGTFAPTFAISPDGKLMAQLTWMMDRIGAKYEYDAVLNRVEVVYAPFSAELPSGDGSKPIAKFTFGKPSYKMGEKVQYIDLSYDVEGDGIQYVSWKNREEAFFKPGDHQVSLQVTDSKGNVSDWFTKTITIENDTMYSPAEFQMHHAKTQSFVKMNSTELNQYIRSAAPLSMAVIRDDSRKLLVSDSPENITEYGVLYRDAVEGKARLYANHINMMDADVQFAIIATNHGRNPVAIKTERQGEVYPSVFVNLIGYQASVDFLVGDVNKPELTVQPGESKAYVYLPKLKKGQGINLVYDVETNNDVTFTFAAMLPNDPMEAALTYPELAYNGHVRGTFPVSEVRMETDASRVNGAAKFTIGDDAEDVFVEGYDVFRRQIVENKGNYGVMYHVRINNPGKAALVMLARGGVFKGALKINGEMILAPASGVITALDGVFMLHRTTGTERYIDIELTPPAGSNLPIDIVLYPLD